The following coding sequences lie in one Pseudoalteromonas sp. Scap06 genomic window:
- a CDS encoding serine hydrolase domain-containing protein — protein MFRKNIRCSLHILSLSTLLLTSLLPQVKADEIDDFLLEKMRTANIPGLQLAIVKDNRLIKKASYGLSNLQDQITVQNHTPFPIFSMTKAFTGVAIMQLAAENKLSVNDPISKHLDDLPKAWQPLTIRQLLSHTSGLPKILNGHWVDLISNGQPDPAWQEVLTLPMRYETNSRFEYNQTGYILLGKIIDKLSGQPFSNYIQKNQLAKLDMPITLAAGFAHTESIVPNQARPYVAGNQGKLKTVQITFDPFFRTAAGMSATATELANYAIALQQRQLLDEKYLKEMWSPTRLKSGQTAGFSNLENGYALGWQTIGREQHPAVSASGGDANSMVIYPKDHLTIIVLTNKLGSLPIFFIDEIAGFYYPEMKAENGWGLSQDLFKLFQGIKKQGFNQAITLADEMKVSAAFDVQEINLLGYRYVAKNELAKALEIFKLNVHLFPDNANAYDSLGETYAALGNKPEAIANYEKVLAFLPNNQHALKQLARLNQ, from the coding sequence ATGTTTAGGAAAAACATTCGTTGCAGCTTACACATTTTATCATTAAGCACATTATTACTTACCAGCCTACTACCACAGGTAAAGGCCGATGAAATAGATGACTTTTTACTAGAGAAAATGCGCACAGCTAATATTCCAGGATTACAACTGGCAATCGTGAAAGACAATAGGCTGATAAAAAAAGCCAGTTACGGCCTGTCGAACTTACAAGACCAGATCACGGTACAAAACCATACCCCTTTTCCTATTTTTTCGATGACTAAAGCTTTTACTGGCGTTGCAATTATGCAACTTGCCGCTGAAAACAAGTTATCGGTTAACGATCCGATTTCAAAGCATTTAGATGATTTGCCTAAAGCATGGCAACCGCTAACTATCCGTCAGCTGCTAAGCCATACTTCTGGTTTACCTAAAATATTAAATGGTCATTGGGTTGATTTAATTTCCAATGGTCAGCCAGATCCTGCGTGGCAAGAAGTACTTACTTTACCAATGCGTTATGAAACCAATAGCCGCTTTGAGTACAACCAAACAGGTTACATTTTGTTAGGTAAAATTATTGATAAGTTATCGGGTCAGCCTTTTTCTAATTATATTCAGAAAAATCAGTTGGCTAAACTAGATATGCCCATAACTTTGGCTGCAGGTTTTGCTCATACTGAATCTATTGTCCCTAATCAAGCTCGTCCTTACGTTGCTGGCAATCAAGGAAAGCTAAAGACGGTACAAATAACTTTCGACCCATTCTTTAGAACTGCGGCGGGTATGAGTGCTACCGCAACTGAGCTTGCTAATTACGCGATAGCGCTTCAACAACGACAACTCCTTGATGAGAAGTACCTTAAAGAAATGTGGTCACCAACGCGTTTAAAGAGTGGTCAAACTGCAGGTTTTAGCAATTTAGAAAATGGTTACGCTCTAGGTTGGCAAACAATTGGACGAGAGCAGCATCCAGCAGTAAGTGCCAGTGGTGGTGATGCTAATTCAATGGTGATTTATCCAAAAGATCACTTAACCATCATTGTATTAACTAATAAGCTAGGAAGCTTGCCAATATTCTTTATTGATGAAATTGCTGGCTTTTATTACCCTGAGATGAAAGCTGAAAATGGTTGGGGGTTGTCACAAGACTTATTCAAACTTTTCCAAGGGATTAAAAAACAGGGCTTTAATCAAGCCATCACTTTAGCGGATGAGATGAAAGTAAGTGCAGCGTTTGATGTGCAAGAAATTAATCTTTTGGGCTATCGCTATGTGGCTAAAAATGAACTAGCAAAGGCATTAGAGATATTTAAGCTAAATGTTCATTTGTTTCCCGACAATGCAAATGCTTATGATAGTTTAGGTGAAACCTATGCTGCACTTGGAAATAAAC